A stretch of the Medicago truncatula cultivar Jemalong A17 chromosome 5, MtrunA17r5.0-ANR, whole genome shotgun sequence genome encodes the following:
- the LOC11413726 gene encoding F-box/FBD/LRR-repeat protein At4g26340: MSNENYYLTLNKCCFSSSSSLGHTERKVERQVDRISRLPNEVIAYILSFLPTKDAITTSVLSHRWISLWTFADALHFPNHCPSFLTKENFVDIMNSVLSQRESKCIKRLSFSILNNCYIPHLVSSIVSMATTQKVYEIDLSLYRLKVYLPHQLYTCKTLTVLRLVGTFHLNVPSHLHLPLLKILHLNLLCFVDDHDDDALMRFLSSCPALEQLFYEEVKFKRTSLFGICVPSLKRLFVRSFDERLHIKTPLLECLVMKETKAINYVVENLDNLKEAHIGIHFDYENKKVKENIANIFNGVRKTRFLCLDLYTTEVLTYACLEFPTFDHLGHLQLYLKILDSYFLVELLLEKCPNLEFLEIIKVDELCDNEIEWRQPTIVPSCLSSHLTTFIFRDYEGTDEEFELISYILNSGKVLKRTTIYFESSCWNPSETSDAVLELSSLPRASKDNRTNYVLQSRS; this comes from the exons ATGTCAAATGAAAACTATTATCTGACTCTCAACAaatgttgtttttcttcttcctcttctttagGGCATACAGAAAGAAAAGTGGAAAGGCAAGTTGATAGGATCAGTAGATTACCAAATGAGGTAATTGCTTATATCCTTTCATTCCTACCAACCAAAGATGCTATCACAACAAGTGTTTTATCCCATAGGTGGATTTCACTTTGGACTTTTGCTGATGCTCTTCATTTCCCAAATCATTGTCCTTCCTTTCTAACAAAAGAGAACTTTGTTGATATTATGAACAGTGTCCTATCTCAAAGGGAATCAAAATGCATCAAAAGACTTTCCTTCTCTATCCTCAACAACTGTTATATCCCTCACTTGGTTAGTTCAATAGTTTCCATGGCAACTACTCAAAAAGTTTACGAGATAGACCTCTCTTTATATCGTTTAAAAGTTTATTTGCCTCACCAGCTTTATACATGCAAAACACTCACTGTTTTGAGGTTGGTTGGGACATTTCATCTCAATGTTCcttctcatcttcatcttcctttGTTGAAGATTTTGCATCTCAATCTTTTGTGCTTTGTTGATGATCACGATGATGATGCTCTTATGAGGTTTTTATCTAGTTGTCCTGCTCTTGAACAACTTTTCTACGAGGAAGTGAAGTTCAAACGTACTTCTTTGTTTGGAATATGTGTGCCTTCGTTGAAGAGGTTATTTGTTAGGAGTTTTGATGAAAGACTTCATATTAAAACTCCTCTTCTTGAGTGCCTTGTGATGAAAGAAACTAAGGCGATTAACTATGTGGTTGAGAATTTGGACAATTTGAAAGAAGCACATATTGGTATCcattttgattatgaaaataaaaaagtaaaagaaaatatagCAAATATTTTCAATGGGGTTCGTAAAACCAGATTTCTTTGCTTAGATTTGTATACCACAGAG GTGCTTACTTATGCTTGTCTAGAATTTCCAACATTTGATCATTTGGGTCATctacaattatatttaaaaatccTTGATTCATATTTTCTAGTTGAGTTGTTGCTAGAAAAATGCCCCAATCTAGAATTTCTAGAGATTATCAAG GTTGATGAACTATGTGATAATGAAATTGAATGGAGACAACCAACAATAGTTCCTAGCTGTCTTTCATCACACCTTACTACTTTTATATTCAGAGATTATGAAGGCACGGATGAAGAGTTTGAACTTATAAGTTACATTTTAAATAGTGGAAAAGTGCTTAAGAGAACCACAATTTATTTTGAGAGTAGCTGCTGGAATCCAAGCGAGACAAGTGATGCTGTGTTGGAATTATCTTCCTTGCCAAGAGCCTCAAAAGATAACAGGACTAACTATGTGCTTCAAAGTCGTTCTTGA
- the LOC11442963 gene encoding uncharacterized protein: MDSTPFTTEFLPRTLNPFSPYNKFSFFKPFNKSQTLIKFQPYKRFEVVSLAQNAKPESEFGIFSKNCDVFSRRDVGCYAGRSKKTGGASSSGGRLEGNADFRRRMKRNARVKSKKLAESLFYRLKNPRGRGNYPDNFSEDLLQQIGLGYDRMVRFMEKDDPNLRHPYDWYKYGEYGPYSWRGIVVGEPVSGGITDECVTIINEVKDHEEWEEIEKSEMAADFGKKVKQLDQTKLRYFWVFIRHPKWRVSELPWQQWTLVSEVVLEAGKQRLDKWTLMGRLGNKARSLVAQCAAWMRPDIVYVKRPVFQCRFEPQDNFFNAIIPFLDPRTEQDYLCQLENDDGSVETCTYYGGLCKLVKVNQKAFVDDVVNAYQKLSDEKKSKCLEFLLGHHPVQILHPYTKEWKAKLEEMELGCDAPDEEDDDIVGDNDTEIIDWIEDEGSDGDAEFDDGGEFDDDDDDQEMEEEDEEIDNFDINADQDLVTDMEESKDGKFHAMEEDVKGWKEFRKATNSAEAIENMARKSVKLSTELYKKQMMTADAGEETTRSVDGDETVLRGKRAKVSPEEWKYVGVGPWRKKIKKSKLPPDLFLRAAVRPFNYRNLVKEIVLTRHAILDGDIGRKE; the protein is encoded by the coding sequence ATGGATTCAACGCCTTTTACAACTGAATTCTTGCCTAGAACCTTAAACCCATTTTCACCTTACaataaattttccttttttaaaccTTTCAATAAATCCCAAACCCTAATAAAATTTCAACCCTACAAAAGATTTGAAGTTGTTTCGTTGGCCCAAAACGCGAAACCGGAGAGTGAATTTGGGATTTTTAGTAAGAATTGTGATGTGTTTAGTAGAAGAGATGTTGGGTGTTATGCGGGTCGTAGTAAGAAGACCGGTGGTGCGTCGTCTTCTGGTGGTAGATTGGAAGGTAATGCTGATTTTCGGAGACGGATGAAGCGTAATGCGAGGGTGAAAAGTAAGAAGCTTGCTGAGAGTTTGTTTTATAGGTTGAAAAACCCTAGGGGACGTGGGAATTATCCCGATAATTTTTCGGAGGATTTGTTACAGCAGATTGGTCTTGGATATGATCGAATGGTGAGGTTTATGGAGAAGGATGATCCAAATTTGAGGCATCCGTATGATTGGTATAAGTATGGTGAATATGGGCCGTATTCTTGGCGtggaattgttgttggtgagcCGGTTAGTGGTGGGATTACGGATGAGTGTGTGACGATAATTAATGAAGTGAAGGATCATGAAGAGTGGGAGGAGATTGAGAAATCTGAAATGGCTGCTGATTTTGGGAAAAAAGTGAAGCAGTTGGATCAAACTAAGTTAAGGTATTTTTGGGTTTTCATTAGGCATCCTAAGTGGAGAGTTTCCGAACTTCCTTGGCAGCAATGGACATTAGTTAGTGAAGTGGTACTTGAAGCTGGTAAACAGAGATTAGATAAGTGGACTTTGATGGGTAGACTTGGGAACAAGGCTAGGTCGTTGGTAGCACAATGTGCAGCGTGGATGAGACCTGATATCGTGTATGTCAAGCGGCCGGTGTTCCAGTGTAGGTTTGAGCCAcaggataatttttttaatgcaataaTTCCGTTTCTTGATCCTCGCACGGAACAAGATTACCTTTGTCAGTTAGAAAATGATGATGGCAGTGTTGAGACGTGTACTTATTATGGTGGATTGTGTAAGCTTGTGAAGGTGAATCAAAAGGcttttgttgatgatgtggTTAATGCATATCAGAAATTGAGTGATGAAAAAAAGTCCAAATGTTTGGAATTTCTATTGGGCCATCATCCGGTGCAAATTTTACATCCATATACTAAAGAGTGGAAGGCTAAGTTGGAAGAGATGGAGCTTGGTTGTGATGCTcctgatgaagaagatgatgatattGTTGGTGATAATGATACTGAGATTATAGATTGGATTGAGGATGAAGGTAGTGACGGAGATGCTGAATTTGATGATGGTGgtgaatttgatgatgatgatgatgatcaagaGATGGAGGAGGAGGATGAGGAGATTGATAATTTTGATATCAATGCAGACCAAGATCTAGTTACGGACATGGAAGAAAGCAAAGATGGTAAATTCCATGCCATGGAAGAAGATGTGAAGGGCTGGAAGGAGTTTCGGAAAGCAACAAACAGTGCAGAAGCAATAGAAAATATGGCAAGGAAGAGTGTCAAACTCTCTACAGAGCTATATAAGAAGCAAATGATGACAGCGGATGCAGGGGAAGAAACAACGCGTTCAGTAGACGGAGACGAAACTGTTTTAAGAGGAAAGCGAGCAAAGGTTAGTCCAGAAGAGTGGAAGTATGTTGGGGTCGGTCCGTGGAGAAAAAAGATTAAGAAGAGCAAACTTCCTCCAGATCTATTTCTGCGAGCAGCTGTTCGGCCTTTCAATTACAGAAATCTTGTTAAAGAGATTGTTTTAACTAGGCATGCAATTTTGGATGGTGATATTGGTAGGAAAGAATAA
- the LOC11435594 gene encoding protein phosphatase 2C 37: MAEICCGVVGEEETLTLPVEPSSRPSGRRSLDLLPLKYMADPPENSRKRQKLDPSVSPPPPPARECENAVDSCESSTDEESKENEVVLENKVVVVEECSPKYGITSVCGRRREMEDAVSVHPSFCREKQDHFFGVYDGHGCSHVATMCKERLHEIVEEEVEKEKVDWKSTMEKSFIRMDEEVLNSSKTKQSFSCKCELQTPHCDAVGSTAVVAVVTPEKIIVSNCGDSRAVLCRNGVAIPLSSDHKPDRPDELDRINKAGGRVIYWDGARVLGVLAMSRAIGDNYLKPYVISEPEVTITERSDEDECLILASDGLWDVVQNDTACKVVQMCLKANKTVTPPGSPGLEVAGNGSDKACSDASILLTKLALARNSSDNVSVVVVDLRRDQRQQ, encoded by the exons ATGGCTGAAATTTGTTGTGGTGTAGTTGGAGAAGAAGAAACTCTTACTCTACCGGTTGAGCCAAGCTCACGACCTTCCGGTCGACGGAGTTTGGATTTACTACCGTTGAAATACATGGCAGATCCGCCGGAGAATAGCCGGAAACGACAGAAGCTAGATCCATCGGTTTCTCCTCCACCACCTCCAGCTCGAGAGTGCGAAAACGCGGTTGATAGCTGTGAATCAAGTACTGATGAAGAATCAAAGGAAAATGAAGTTGTCTTGGAAAACAAAGTGGTTGTTGTTGAAGAGTGTTCTCCTAAATATGGAATAACATCGGTttgtggaagaagaagagaaatggAAGACGCTGTTTCTGTTCATCCATCGTTTTGTAGAGAAAAACAAGATCATTTCTTCGGTGTTTACGACGGTCATGGTTGTTCACAT GTTGCGACTATGTGTAAAGAAAGGTTGCATGAAATTGTTGAAGAAGAAGTAGAGAAAGAGAAGGTTGACTGGAAATCAACGATGGAGAAGAGTTTTATTAGAATGGATGAAGAAGTGTTGAATTCTAGTAAGACGAAACAGAGCTTCAGTTGTAAGTGTGAGCTTCAAACTCCTCACTGTGATGCTGTTGGTTCTACTGCTGTTGTTGCCGTTGTTACGCCGGAGAAAATCATTGTCTCGAATTGTGGTGATTCACGGGCCGTCCTTTGCCGGAACGGGGTTGCCATTCCTCTTTCCTCCGATCATAAG CCGGATCGACCCGATGAGTTGGATCGGATTAATAAAGCCGGAGGACGTGTGATCTATTGGGATGGTGCAAGAGTGCTTGGAGTGTTGGCCATGTCAAGAGCTATTG GGGACAATTACTTGAAGCCATATGTTATTTCGGAACCGGAGGTAACTATAACGGAAAGGAGTGATGAGGATGAATGTCTGATACTTGCGAGTGATGGCTTATGGGACGTGGTGCAAAATGACACGGCGTGTAAGGTGGTGCAAATGTGTCTCAAGGCGAACAAGACGGTGACGCCGCCTGGGTCTCCGGGACTTGAAGTGGCGGGAAATGGGTCAGATAAGGCGTGCTCCGATGCTTCAATTTTGTTGACGAAGTTGGCATTGGCGAGGAATAGTTCGGACAATGTTAGCGTGGTGGTTGTTGATTTGAGGAGAGATCAACGTCAACAATAA